The following proteins are co-located in the Primulina tabacum isolate GXHZ01 chromosome 11, ASM2559414v2, whole genome shotgun sequence genome:
- the LOC142518661 gene encoding uncharacterized protein LOC142518661, giving the protein MEFKHFSHTHSLVFHQVQHGSQVQCSGCKTPGTGNVYACWQCSYFLHEHCYRATRSLRNPTHPVHPLTLMPYPTYPSNTFICNSCHIAGNGFSYGCAECDFDLHIHCASNNPYPTPYTSQSNVAITNPIYPPIQTNPYPNYNPPHNPSDIPCFSQPQGATTYPPLQSNPFPTYPNPNPTLPNGSPNYGPPASTPQTPMYPPTQSSPLPGYPQPNLPPVQAGSLPGYPQPNPPPTQSSPLPGYPQPSPPQPSFNLPVDTTPTTNPPSLPPPAMPIYTPPLTSITATPHPPQAPTQTYTPPASYPNTNPPQPPPSASPPTPSTSLPKPPSLIKHFSHPHVLQPMELEKKNAKVCSACECELSGSAYCCTEANCTFNLHKACFDSPTEVRHKCHLEHPLTLLTAPPYKDGFTCNACLKDGKAFTYHCTTCSYDLHIDCITWPETVTRQDHKHPLKLYYSSPAANTSQEVVFMCDVCKNPVHEMAWVYYCHECNYGTHLECVASGMQPNVTVGAQTDDELLRETELKFAVLQLLLNGGLTVVPGK; this is encoded by the coding sequence ATGGAGTTCAAGCATTTTAGCCACACCCATAGCCTAGTTTTTCACCAGGTGCAACATGGATCCCAAGTCCAATGCTCAGGCTGCAAAACGCCCGGAACCGGCAACGTCTACGCATGCTGGCAGTGCAGTTACTTCCTCCACGAGCATTGTTATCGAGCCACTCGATCCCTCAGAAACCCGACTCACCCCGTTCATCCTCTGACTTTGATGCCTTATCCTACCTATCCTTCCAATACGTTTATATGCAATTCTTGCCATATTGCCGGAAATGGATTCTCATATGGTTGTGCGGAATGTGACTTTGATCTTCATATCCATTGTGCTAGTAATAATCCTTATCCCACTCCTTATACATCCCAATCGAATGTTGCTATTACCAATCCGATCTATCCTCCGATCCAGACGAACCCTTATCCTAATTATAATCCTCCTCACAATCCAAGTGATATCCCATGTTTTAGCCAGCCTCAGGGTGCTACTACTTATCCCCCTTTACAAAGCAATCCTTTTCCAACTTATCCCAATCCTAATCCTACGCTACCGAATGGATCACCAAATTATGGACCTCCTGCATCCACACCTCAAACTCCTATGTATCCACCTACTCAGTCTAGTCCTTTGCCGGGTTATCCCCAACCAAATCTGCCGCCTGTGCAAGCCGGTTCTTTGCCGGGTTATCCTCAACCGAATCCGCCACCTACTCAATCTAGTCCACTGCCGGGTTATCCCCAACCGAGTCCACCACAGCCGAGTTTCAATCTGCCGGTGGACACCACTCCCACAACTAATCCACCATCGCTCCCGCCACCAGCTATGCCGATTTATACTCCTCCGTTGACTTCCATCACGGCCACTCCTCATCCTCCTCAGGCGCCAACACAGACGTACACTCCCCCGGCAAGTTACCCCAACACCAACCCACCGCAACCGCCACCATCGGCTTCTCCACCGACCCCAAGCACGTCTCTACCAAAACCACCCTCACTGATAAAGCATTTCAGCCATCCCCACGTTCTTCAACCCATGGAACTCGAGAAGAAGAACGCGAAAGTATGCTCCGCATGCGAATGCGAACTCTCCGGCTCAGCCTACTGCTGCACCGAAGCCAACTGCACATTCAACCTCCACAAAGCCTGCTTCGACTCCCCAACCGAAGTCCGCCATAAATGCCACCTCGAACACCCTCTCACCCTCCTCACAGCCCCACCGTACAAAGACGGGTTCACCTGCAACGCCTGTCTCAAAGACGGCAAAGCCTTCACCTACCACTGCACGACATGCTCCTACGATCTCCACATCGATTGCATCACGTGGCCCGAAACCGTGACCAGACAAGATCACAAGCATCCTTTGAAGCTCTACTACTCATCCCCAGCCGCGAACACGAGTCAAGAAGTGGTGTTCATGTGCGATGTATGCAAGAACCCGGTGCACGAGATGGCTTGGGTCTACTATTGCCACGAGTGCAATTATGGAACACACTTGGAGTGCGTGGCTTCTGGTATGCAACCGAACGTGACTGTTGGGGCGCAAACGGATGATGAATTGCTGAGGGAAACTGAGCTGAAATTCGCCGTGCTTCAGCTCTTGTTAAATGGAGGCCTTACGGTGGTGCCGGGGAAGTAG
- the LOC142519354 gene encoding uncharacterized protein LOC142519354 has product MGKITSESPKETTTTHFSHPHPLKLCSYIPLQTPNLSSSCSGCKLQPSGLIYSCNVCSFFLHKKCFEMPMKITHPCHKDHAFTLLTQPAYADGMFKCDACGKNGDGFSYHCKPCGNDLHILCSAMPLSITHSSHVHKLELTFGSPYPTKDFCCDICKKVGSVHWIYRCNLCAFDAHLHCAKSVSPMNNMGFQPHQGSVPQVGATFTRSAPQPPQGYGPHYMAATPSFMQHNFVPPPPAAGIQAGFPVLQHNPYTVDRQRNQLFLQYLQQIIQNNNAMTQAMLAGGTTGLGAGGVAGLGGGFGGGTGGIGAGGLGGAGGGFGAGGFGGENGYQQLMQLYSSMNGGFGGGGGGQELLQALMNGGFGGGGGGGLDLLQSLSGGGGGLDFLGGMFGGFGL; this is encoded by the coding sequence ATGGGCAAGATAACCTCTGAATCTCCCAAAGAAACAACAACAACCCATTTCAGCCACCCCCATCCGTTGAAGCTTTGCAGCTATATTCCTCTCCAAACCCCAAATTTATCATCTTCTTGTTCAGGATGCAAGCTCCAGCCTTCTGGTTTGATCTACTCTTGCAATGTTTGCAGCTTTTTCCTCCACAAAAAATGCTTCGAGATGCCCATGAAAATCACCCACCCTTGTCACAAAGACCATGCCTTCACCCTCTTGACGCAACCCGCGTATGCGGATGGGATGTTTAAGTGTGATGCTTGTGGGAAAAATGGCGATGGCTTCTCGTATCACTGCAAACCATGCGGAAATGATTTGCATATACTGTGTTCCGCAATGCCTTTATCCATTACTCATTCCAGTCACGTTCATAAGCTTGAGCTTACGTTTGGATCGCCTTATCCTACTAAGGATTTCTGCTGTGATATATGCAAGAAGGTCGGTTCCGTTCATTGGATTTATAGATGTAATTTGTGTGCGTTTGATGCGCATTTgcactgtgccaaaagtgtttCTCCTATGAATAACATGGGCTTTCAGCCTCATCAAGGGTCGGTGCCTCAGGTGGGGGCGACCTTTACTAGATCTGCTCCTCAGCCGCCGCAAGGATACGGCCCACATTATATGGCAGCAACGCCTTCCTTCATGCAACATAACTTCGTTCCACCGCCACCGGCTGCTGGGATTCAGGCAGGATTCCCGGTTCTGCAGCACAATCCGTATACGGTTGACAGACAGCGCAATCAATTGTTTCTTCAGTATTTACAGCAAATAATACAGAACAATAACGCTATGACACAGGCGATGCTAGCTGGCGGCACAACCGGTCTTGGAGCTGGTGGCGTTGCCGGGCTTGGAGGAGGATTTGGCGGAGGCACGGGTGGCATTGGAGCTGGTGGTCTAGGTGGCGCCGGTGGTGGATTTGGTGCTGGTGGTTTTGGAGGTGAAAATGGATATCAACAGTTGATGCAGCTCTACTCAAGTATGAACGGTGGTTTTGGGGGCGGCGGCGGAGGACAAGAACTTTTGCAAGCATTAATGAACGGTGGTtttggcggcggcggcggcggaggACTTGATTTATTACAATCATTATCGGGAGGTGGAGGCGGTCTTGATTTCCTCGGAGGAATGTTCGGGGGATTTGGCTTGTGA